Proteins co-encoded in one Vidua chalybeata isolate OUT-0048 chromosome 18, bVidCha1 merged haplotype, whole genome shotgun sequence genomic window:
- the EMID1 gene encoding EMI domain-containing protein 1 isoform X4, translated as MAGGRGCRRRPALPAAPGLCLSLCLLLPLPAAAWSPALLPPAARSNWCSYTVTRTVSCHVQNGTFLQRVFQGCRWPLACSGGSYRAVVRPLYRVTYRTLTALEWRCCPGHAGANCEEGGGAPRGGPPVLTPLSSAEAHIPLTGRDPGRPSSAPRRPPLHPTAFSGCLNCSRVGELTARLATLEAQVARLAVAEPPMAAAPKGGSPGRGPEAGQLWGSPAARGSPGDDGRPGWRGPPGPKGDAGGRGPSGIPGLKGPVGPPGPPGPPGPPGRDGARGLPGEKGSPGPPGPPGPPAPVGPAIPRLSEPSKGGWAGVPSQWDPVLSNTFTEATRSIVGPMGPPGPVGPMGPPGPPGPVGPPGPPGADGRAGAPGAAGPPGEKGDRGEPGPRGEPGDRGTWGEGLHQLREALKILAERVLILETMIGLYEPEPGSGSGAPGTATPAVPRGKRGSGHPPYRIVTAPRRAPPEL; from the exons ATGGCCGGGGGCCGGgggtgccgccgccgcccggccctgcccgcagccccggggctctgcctgtccctctgcctgctgctgccgctgcccgcCGCCGCCTGGAGCCCGGCCCTGctgccgcccgccgcccgcag CAACTGGTGCTCCTACACGGTGACACGGACGGTGTCATGCCATGTCCAGAACGGGACCTTCCTCCAGAGGGTCTTCCAGGGCTGCCGCTGGCCCCTGGCCTGCAGCGGGGGCAG CTACCGCGCCGTGGTGCGGCCCCTCTACAGGGTGACCTACAGGACACTGACGGCGCTGGAATGGCGCTGCTGCCCCGGACACGCCGGCGCCAACTGCGAGGAAG GAGGTGGTGCCCCACGGGGGGGTCCCCCCGTGCTGACCCCCCTTTCCTCGGCAGAGGCTCACATCCCCCTCACCGGGCGGGACCCCGGGCGCCCCAGCTCCGCCCCCCGCCGgccccccctgcaccccacgGCCTTCTCAG GGTGCCTGAACTGCAGCCGTGTCGGGGAGCTGACAGCCCGGCTCGCCACCCTCGAGGCACAG GTGGCCCGGCTGGCGGTGGCCGAGCCccccatggcagcagcacccaAAGGCGGCAGCCCGGGCAGGGGGCCCGAGGccgggcagctctgggggtcccCGGCCGCCCGCGGGAGCCCCGGGGATGACG GGAGACCCGGCTGGAGGGGACCCCCCGGGCCCAAGGGCGACGCGGGAGGACGGGGACCCTCGGGAATTCCTGGACTGAAGGGTCCGGTGGGGCCACCAG gTCCCCCCGGCCCCCCAGGACCACCCGGCCGGGATGGAGCCAGGGGGCTCCCCGGAGAGAAGGGGTCCCCCGGGCCCCCTGGCCCCCCGGGCCCCCCTGCCCCTGTGGGGCCAGCGATTCCCCGACTGTCCGAGCCCAGTAaggggggctgggctggggtccCCTCCCAGT GGGACCCCGTCCTCTCCAACACCTTCACCGAAGCCACCAGGAGCATCGTGGGTCCCATGGGACCCCCCGGACCTGTGGGGCCAATGG GTCCCCCCGGCCCCCCAGGTCCCGTTGGTCCCCCCGGGCCCCCAGGAGCCGAT ggcagagcgGGAGCACCCGGAGCTGCCGGGCCCCCCGGCGAGAAGGGGGACAGG GGCGAGCCGGGCCCCCGGGGCGAGCCGGGCGACAGGGGCACTTGG ggGGAGGGTTTGCACCAGCTCCGTGAGGCGCTGAAGATTTTAGCGGAGAGGGTTTTAATCTTGGAAACAATGATTGGGCTCTACG agccagagcccGGCTCGGGCAGCGGTGCCCCCGGCACGGCGACCCCCGCGGTGCCCCGTGGCAAGCGTGGCAGCGGCCACCCCCCCTACCGCATCGTCACCgccccccgccgcgcccccccAGAGCTGTGA
- the EMID1 gene encoding EMI domain-containing protein 1 isoform X1, translating into MAGGRGCRRRPALPAAPGLCLSLCLLLPLPAAAWSPALLPPAARSNWCSYTVTRTVSCHVQNGTFLQRVFQGCRWPLACSGGSYRAVVRPLYRVTYRTLTALEWRCCPGHAGANCEEGGGAPRGGPPVLTPLSSAEAHIPLTGRDPGRPSSAPRRPPLHPTAFSGCLNCSRVGELTARLATLEAQVARLAVAEPPMAAAPKGGSPGRGPEAGQLWGSPAARGSPGDDGRPGWRGPPGPKGDAGGRGPSGIPGLKGPVGPPGPPGPPGPPGRDGARGLPGEKGSPGPPGPPGPPAPVGPAIPRLSEPSKGGWAGVPSQWDPVLSNTFTEATRSIVGPMGPPGPVGPMGPPGPPGPVGPPGPPGADGRAGAPGAAGPPGEKGDRGPQGHPGSRGQDGAQGEPGPRGEPGDRGTWGEGLHQLREALKILAERVLILETMIGLYEPEPGSGSGAPGTATPAVPRGKRGSGHPPYRIVTAPRRAPPEL; encoded by the exons ATGGCCGGGGGCCGGgggtgccgccgccgcccggccctgcccgcagccccggggctctgcctgtccctctgcctgctgctgccgctgcccgcCGCCGCCTGGAGCCCGGCCCTGctgccgcccgccgcccgcag CAACTGGTGCTCCTACACGGTGACACGGACGGTGTCATGCCATGTCCAGAACGGGACCTTCCTCCAGAGGGTCTTCCAGGGCTGCCGCTGGCCCCTGGCCTGCAGCGGGGGCAG CTACCGCGCCGTGGTGCGGCCCCTCTACAGGGTGACCTACAGGACACTGACGGCGCTGGAATGGCGCTGCTGCCCCGGACACGCCGGCGCCAACTGCGAGGAAG GAGGTGGTGCCCCACGGGGGGGTCCCCCCGTGCTGACCCCCCTTTCCTCGGCAGAGGCTCACATCCCCCTCACCGGGCGGGACCCCGGGCGCCCCAGCTCCGCCCCCCGCCGgccccccctgcaccccacgGCCTTCTCAG GGTGCCTGAACTGCAGCCGTGTCGGGGAGCTGACAGCCCGGCTCGCCACCCTCGAGGCACAG GTGGCCCGGCTGGCGGTGGCCGAGCCccccatggcagcagcacccaAAGGCGGCAGCCCGGGCAGGGGGCCCGAGGccgggcagctctgggggtcccCGGCCGCCCGCGGGAGCCCCGGGGATGACG GGAGACCCGGCTGGAGGGGACCCCCCGGGCCCAAGGGCGACGCGGGAGGACGGGGACCCTCGGGAATTCCTGGACTGAAGGGTCCGGTGGGGCCACCAG gTCCCCCCGGCCCCCCAGGACCACCCGGCCGGGATGGAGCCAGGGGGCTCCCCGGAGAGAAGGGGTCCCCCGGGCCCCCTGGCCCCCCGGGCCCCCCTGCCCCTGTGGGGCCAGCGATTCCCCGACTGTCCGAGCCCAGTAaggggggctgggctggggtccCCTCCCAGT GGGACCCCGTCCTCTCCAACACCTTCACCGAAGCCACCAGGAGCATCGTGGGTCCCATGGGACCCCCCGGACCTGTGGGGCCAATGG GTCCCCCCGGCCCCCCAGGTCCCGTTGGTCCCCCCGGGCCCCCAGGAGCCGAT ggcagagcgGGAGCACCCGGAGCTGCCGGGCCCCCCGGCGAGAAGGGGGACAGG ggtccccagggccacccgGGCAGCCGCGGGCAGGACGGGGCGCAG GGCGAGCCGGGCCCCCGGGGCGAGCCGGGCGACAGGGGCACTTGG ggGGAGGGTTTGCACCAGCTCCGTGAGGCGCTGAAGATTTTAGCGGAGAGGGTTTTAATCTTGGAAACAATGATTGGGCTCTACG agccagagcccGGCTCGGGCAGCGGTGCCCCCGGCACGGCGACCCCCGCGGTGCCCCGTGGCAAGCGTGGCAGCGGCCACCCCCCCTACCGCATCGTCACCgccccccgccgcgcccccccAGAGCTGTGA
- the EMID1 gene encoding EMI domain-containing protein 1 isoform X7, with product MAGGRGCRRRPALPAAPGLCLSLCLLLPLPAAAWSPALLPPAARSNWCSYTVTRTVSCHVQNGTFLQRVFQGCRWPLACSGGSYRAVVRPLYRVTYRTLTALEWRCCPGHAGANCEEGGGAPRGGPPVLTPLSSAEAHIPLTGRDPGRPSSAPRRPPLHPTAFSGCLNCSRVGELTARLATLEAQVARLAVAEPPMAAAPKGGSPGRGPEAGQLWGSPAARGSPGDDGRPGWRGPPGPKGDAGGRGPSGIPGLKGPVGPPGPPGPPGPPGRDGARGLPGEKGSPGPPGPPGPPAPVGPAIPRLSEPSKGGWAGVPSQWDPVLSNTFTEATRSIVGPMGPPGPVGPMGPPGPPGPVGPPGPPGADGRAGAPGAAGPPGEKGDRGPQGHPGSRGQDGAQGEPGPRGEPGDRGTWGEGLHQLREALKILAERVLILETMIGLYGQ from the exons ATGGCCGGGGGCCGGgggtgccgccgccgcccggccctgcccgcagccccggggctctgcctgtccctctgcctgctgctgccgctgcccgcCGCCGCCTGGAGCCCGGCCCTGctgccgcccgccgcccgcag CAACTGGTGCTCCTACACGGTGACACGGACGGTGTCATGCCATGTCCAGAACGGGACCTTCCTCCAGAGGGTCTTCCAGGGCTGCCGCTGGCCCCTGGCCTGCAGCGGGGGCAG CTACCGCGCCGTGGTGCGGCCCCTCTACAGGGTGACCTACAGGACACTGACGGCGCTGGAATGGCGCTGCTGCCCCGGACACGCCGGCGCCAACTGCGAGGAAG GAGGTGGTGCCCCACGGGGGGGTCCCCCCGTGCTGACCCCCCTTTCCTCGGCAGAGGCTCACATCCCCCTCACCGGGCGGGACCCCGGGCGCCCCAGCTCCGCCCCCCGCCGgccccccctgcaccccacgGCCTTCTCAG GGTGCCTGAACTGCAGCCGTGTCGGGGAGCTGACAGCCCGGCTCGCCACCCTCGAGGCACAG GTGGCCCGGCTGGCGGTGGCCGAGCCccccatggcagcagcacccaAAGGCGGCAGCCCGGGCAGGGGGCCCGAGGccgggcagctctgggggtcccCGGCCGCCCGCGGGAGCCCCGGGGATGACG GGAGACCCGGCTGGAGGGGACCCCCCGGGCCCAAGGGCGACGCGGGAGGACGGGGACCCTCGGGAATTCCTGGACTGAAGGGTCCGGTGGGGCCACCAG gTCCCCCCGGCCCCCCAGGACCACCCGGCCGGGATGGAGCCAGGGGGCTCCCCGGAGAGAAGGGGTCCCCCGGGCCCCCTGGCCCCCCGGGCCCCCCTGCCCCTGTGGGGCCAGCGATTCCCCGACTGTCCGAGCCCAGTAaggggggctgggctggggtccCCTCCCAGT GGGACCCCGTCCTCTCCAACACCTTCACCGAAGCCACCAGGAGCATCGTGGGTCCCATGGGACCCCCCGGACCTGTGGGGCCAATGG GTCCCCCCGGCCCCCCAGGTCCCGTTGGTCCCCCCGGGCCCCCAGGAGCCGAT ggcagagcgGGAGCACCCGGAGCTGCCGGGCCCCCCGGCGAGAAGGGGGACAGG ggtccccagggccacccgGGCAGCCGCGGGCAGGACGGGGCGCAG GGCGAGCCGGGCCCCCGGGGCGAGCCGGGCGACAGGGGCACTTGG ggGGAGGGTTTGCACCAGCTCCGTGAGGCGCTGAAGATTTTAGCGGAGAGGGTTTTAATCTTGGAAACAATGATTGGGCTCTACG gcCAGTAG
- the EMID1 gene encoding EMI domain-containing protein 1 isoform X3 yields the protein MAGGRGCRRRPALPAAPGLCLSLCLLLPLPAAAWSPALLPPAARSNWCSYTVTRTVSCHVQNGTFLQRVFQGCRWPLACSGGSYRAVVRPLYRVTYRTLTALEWRCCPGHAGANCEEGGGAPRGGPPVLTPLSSAEAHIPLTGRDPGRPSSAPRRPPLHPTAFSGCLNCSRVGELTARLATLEAQVARLAVAEPPMAAAPKGGSPGRGPEAGQLWGSPAARGSPGDDGRPGWRGPPGPKGDAGGRGPSGIPGLKGPVGPPGPPGPPGPPGRDGARGLPGEKGSPGPPGPPGPPAPVGPAIPRLSEPSKGGWAGVPSQWDPVLSNTFTEATRSIVGPMGPPGPVGPMGPPGPPGPVGPPGPPGADGRAGAPGAAGPPGEKGDRGPQGHPGSRGQDGAQASSFQTLLQQQARLEVLARRVTLLEAIIWPEPEPGSGSGAPGTATPAVPRGKRGSGHPPYRIVTAPRRAPPEL from the exons ATGGCCGGGGGCCGGgggtgccgccgccgcccggccctgcccgcagccccggggctctgcctgtccctctgcctgctgctgccgctgcccgcCGCCGCCTGGAGCCCGGCCCTGctgccgcccgccgcccgcag CAACTGGTGCTCCTACACGGTGACACGGACGGTGTCATGCCATGTCCAGAACGGGACCTTCCTCCAGAGGGTCTTCCAGGGCTGCCGCTGGCCCCTGGCCTGCAGCGGGGGCAG CTACCGCGCCGTGGTGCGGCCCCTCTACAGGGTGACCTACAGGACACTGACGGCGCTGGAATGGCGCTGCTGCCCCGGACACGCCGGCGCCAACTGCGAGGAAG GAGGTGGTGCCCCACGGGGGGGTCCCCCCGTGCTGACCCCCCTTTCCTCGGCAGAGGCTCACATCCCCCTCACCGGGCGGGACCCCGGGCGCCCCAGCTCCGCCCCCCGCCGgccccccctgcaccccacgGCCTTCTCAG GGTGCCTGAACTGCAGCCGTGTCGGGGAGCTGACAGCCCGGCTCGCCACCCTCGAGGCACAG GTGGCCCGGCTGGCGGTGGCCGAGCCccccatggcagcagcacccaAAGGCGGCAGCCCGGGCAGGGGGCCCGAGGccgggcagctctgggggtcccCGGCCGCCCGCGGGAGCCCCGGGGATGACG GGAGACCCGGCTGGAGGGGACCCCCCGGGCCCAAGGGCGACGCGGGAGGACGGGGACCCTCGGGAATTCCTGGACTGAAGGGTCCGGTGGGGCCACCAG gTCCCCCCGGCCCCCCAGGACCACCCGGCCGGGATGGAGCCAGGGGGCTCCCCGGAGAGAAGGGGTCCCCCGGGCCCCCTGGCCCCCCGGGCCCCCCTGCCCCTGTGGGGCCAGCGATTCCCCGACTGTCCGAGCCCAGTAaggggggctgggctggggtccCCTCCCAGT GGGACCCCGTCCTCTCCAACACCTTCACCGAAGCCACCAGGAGCATCGTGGGTCCCATGGGACCCCCCGGACCTGTGGGGCCAATGG GTCCCCCCGGCCCCCCAGGTCCCGTTGGTCCCCCCGGGCCCCCAGGAGCCGAT ggcagagcgGGAGCACCCGGAGCTGCCGGGCCCCCCGGCGAGAAGGGGGACAGG ggtccccagggccacccgGGCAGCCGCGGGCAGGACGGGGCGCAG gcCAGTAGCTTCCAaaccctcctgcagcagcaggccCGGCTGGAGGTCCTGGCTAGAAGGGTCACCTTGCTGGAAGCCATCATCTGGCCAG agccagagcccGGCTCGGGCAGCGGTGCCCCCGGCACGGCGACCCCCGCGGTGCCCCGTGGCAAGCGTGGCAGCGGCCACCCCCCCTACCGCATCGTCACCgccccccgccgcgcccccccAGAGCTGTGA
- the EMID1 gene encoding EMI domain-containing protein 1 isoform X2, giving the protein MAGGRGCRRRPALPAAPGLCLSLCLLLPLPAAAWSPALLPPAARSNWCSYTVTRTVSCHVQNGTFLQRVFQGCRWPLACSGGSYRAVVRPLYRVTYRTLTALEWRCCPGHAGANCEEGGGAPRGGPPVLTPLSSAEAHIPLTGRDPGRPSSAPRRPPLHPTAFSGCLNCSRVGELTARLATLEAQVARLAVAEPPMAAAPKGGSPGRGPEAGQLWGSPAARGSPGDDGRPGWRGPPGPKGDAGGRGPSGIPGLKGPVGPPGPPGPPGPPGRDGARGLPGEKGSPGPPGPPGPPAPVGPAIPRLSEPRDPVLSNTFTEATRSIVGPMGPPGPVGPMGPPGPPGPVGPPGPPGADGRAGAPGAAGPPGEKGDRGPQGHPGSRGQDGAQGEPGPRGEPGDRGTWGEGLHQLREALKILAERVLILETMIGLYEPEPGSGSGAPGTATPAVPRGKRGSGHPPYRIVTAPRRAPPEL; this is encoded by the exons ATGGCCGGGGGCCGGgggtgccgccgccgcccggccctgcccgcagccccggggctctgcctgtccctctgcctgctgctgccgctgcccgcCGCCGCCTGGAGCCCGGCCCTGctgccgcccgccgcccgcag CAACTGGTGCTCCTACACGGTGACACGGACGGTGTCATGCCATGTCCAGAACGGGACCTTCCTCCAGAGGGTCTTCCAGGGCTGCCGCTGGCCCCTGGCCTGCAGCGGGGGCAG CTACCGCGCCGTGGTGCGGCCCCTCTACAGGGTGACCTACAGGACACTGACGGCGCTGGAATGGCGCTGCTGCCCCGGACACGCCGGCGCCAACTGCGAGGAAG GAGGTGGTGCCCCACGGGGGGGTCCCCCCGTGCTGACCCCCCTTTCCTCGGCAGAGGCTCACATCCCCCTCACCGGGCGGGACCCCGGGCGCCCCAGCTCCGCCCCCCGCCGgccccccctgcaccccacgGCCTTCTCAG GGTGCCTGAACTGCAGCCGTGTCGGGGAGCTGACAGCCCGGCTCGCCACCCTCGAGGCACAG GTGGCCCGGCTGGCGGTGGCCGAGCCccccatggcagcagcacccaAAGGCGGCAGCCCGGGCAGGGGGCCCGAGGccgggcagctctgggggtcccCGGCCGCCCGCGGGAGCCCCGGGGATGACG GGAGACCCGGCTGGAGGGGACCCCCCGGGCCCAAGGGCGACGCGGGAGGACGGGGACCCTCGGGAATTCCTGGACTGAAGGGTCCGGTGGGGCCACCAG gTCCCCCCGGCCCCCCAGGACCACCCGGCCGGGATGGAGCCAGGGGGCTCCCCGGAGAGAAGGGGTCCCCCGGGCCCCCTGGCCCCCCGGGCCCCCCTGCCCCTGTGGGGCCAGCGATTCCCCGACTGTCCGAGCCCA GGGACCCCGTCCTCTCCAACACCTTCACCGAAGCCACCAGGAGCATCGTGGGTCCCATGGGACCCCCCGGACCTGTGGGGCCAATGG GTCCCCCCGGCCCCCCAGGTCCCGTTGGTCCCCCCGGGCCCCCAGGAGCCGAT ggcagagcgGGAGCACCCGGAGCTGCCGGGCCCCCCGGCGAGAAGGGGGACAGG ggtccccagggccacccgGGCAGCCGCGGGCAGGACGGGGCGCAG GGCGAGCCGGGCCCCCGGGGCGAGCCGGGCGACAGGGGCACTTGG ggGGAGGGTTTGCACCAGCTCCGTGAGGCGCTGAAGATTTTAGCGGAGAGGGTTTTAATCTTGGAAACAATGATTGGGCTCTACG agccagagcccGGCTCGGGCAGCGGTGCCCCCGGCACGGCGACCCCCGCGGTGCCCCGTGGCAAGCGTGGCAGCGGCCACCCCCCCTACCGCATCGTCACCgccccccgccgcgcccccccAGAGCTGTGA
- the EMID1 gene encoding EMI domain-containing protein 1 isoform X5 — MAGGRGCRRRPALPAAPGLCLSLCLLLPLPAAAWSPALLPPAARSNWCSYTVTRTVSCHVQNGTFLQRVFQGCRWPLACSGGSYRAVVRPLYRVTYRTLTALEWRCCPGHAGANCEEEAHIPLTGRDPGRPSSAPRRPPLHPTAFSGCLNCSRVGELTARLATLEAQVARLAVAEPPMAAAPKGGSPGRGPEAGQLWGSPAARGSPGDDGRPGWRGPPGPKGDAGGRGPSGIPGLKGPVGPPGPPGPPGPPGRDGARGLPGEKGSPGPPGPPGPPAPVGPAIPRLSEPSKGGWAGVPSQWDPVLSNTFTEATRSIVGPMGPPGPVGPMGPPGPPGPVGPPGPPGADGRAGAPGAAGPPGEKGDRGPQGHPGSRGQDGAQGEPGPRGEPGDRGTWGEGLHQLREALKILAERVLILETMIGLYEPEPGSGSGAPGTATPAVPRGKRGSGHPPYRIVTAPRRAPPEL; from the exons ATGGCCGGGGGCCGGgggtgccgccgccgcccggccctgcccgcagccccggggctctgcctgtccctctgcctgctgctgccgctgcccgcCGCCGCCTGGAGCCCGGCCCTGctgccgcccgccgcccgcag CAACTGGTGCTCCTACACGGTGACACGGACGGTGTCATGCCATGTCCAGAACGGGACCTTCCTCCAGAGGGTCTTCCAGGGCTGCCGCTGGCCCCTGGCCTGCAGCGGGGGCAG CTACCGCGCCGTGGTGCGGCCCCTCTACAGGGTGACCTACAGGACACTGACGGCGCTGGAATGGCGCTGCTGCCCCGGACACGCCGGCGCCAACTGCGAGGAAG AGGCTCACATCCCCCTCACCGGGCGGGACCCCGGGCGCCCCAGCTCCGCCCCCCGCCGgccccccctgcaccccacgGCCTTCTCAG GGTGCCTGAACTGCAGCCGTGTCGGGGAGCTGACAGCCCGGCTCGCCACCCTCGAGGCACAG GTGGCCCGGCTGGCGGTGGCCGAGCCccccatggcagcagcacccaAAGGCGGCAGCCCGGGCAGGGGGCCCGAGGccgggcagctctgggggtcccCGGCCGCCCGCGGGAGCCCCGGGGATGACG GGAGACCCGGCTGGAGGGGACCCCCCGGGCCCAAGGGCGACGCGGGAGGACGGGGACCCTCGGGAATTCCTGGACTGAAGGGTCCGGTGGGGCCACCAG gTCCCCCCGGCCCCCCAGGACCACCCGGCCGGGATGGAGCCAGGGGGCTCCCCGGAGAGAAGGGGTCCCCCGGGCCCCCTGGCCCCCCGGGCCCCCCTGCCCCTGTGGGGCCAGCGATTCCCCGACTGTCCGAGCCCAGTAaggggggctgggctggggtccCCTCCCAGT GGGACCCCGTCCTCTCCAACACCTTCACCGAAGCCACCAGGAGCATCGTGGGTCCCATGGGACCCCCCGGACCTGTGGGGCCAATGG GTCCCCCCGGCCCCCCAGGTCCCGTTGGTCCCCCCGGGCCCCCAGGAGCCGAT ggcagagcgGGAGCACCCGGAGCTGCCGGGCCCCCCGGCGAGAAGGGGGACAGG ggtccccagggccacccgGGCAGCCGCGGGCAGGACGGGGCGCAG GGCGAGCCGGGCCCCCGGGGCGAGCCGGGCGACAGGGGCACTTGG ggGGAGGGTTTGCACCAGCTCCGTGAGGCGCTGAAGATTTTAGCGGAGAGGGTTTTAATCTTGGAAACAATGATTGGGCTCTACG agccagagcccGGCTCGGGCAGCGGTGCCCCCGGCACGGCGACCCCCGCGGTGCCCCGTGGCAAGCGTGGCAGCGGCCACCCCCCCTACCGCATCGTCACCgccccccgccgcgcccccccAGAGCTGTGA
- the EMID1 gene encoding EMI domain-containing protein 1 isoform X6, with product MAGGRGCRRRPALPAAPGLCLSLCLLLPLPAAAWSPALLPPAARSNWCSYTVTRTVSCHVQNGTFLQRVFQGCRWPLACSGGSYRAVVRPLYRVTYRTLTALEWRCCPGHAGANCEEEAHIPLTGRDPGRPSSAPRRPPLHPTAFSGCLNCSRVGELTARLATLEAQVARLAVAEPPMAAAPKGGSPGRGPEAGQLWGSPAARGSPGDDGRPGWRGPPGPKGDAGGRGPSGIPGLKGPVGPPGPPGPPGPPGRDGARGLPGEKGSPGPPGPPGPPAPVGPAIPRLSEPRDPVLSNTFTEATRSIVGPMGPPGPVGPMGPPGPPGPVGPPGPPGADGRAGAPGAAGPPGEKGDRGPQGHPGSRGQDGAQGEPGPRGEPGDRGTWGEGLHQLREALKILAERVLILETMIGLYEPEPGSGSGAPGTATPAVPRGKRGSGHPPYRIVTAPRRAPPEL from the exons ATGGCCGGGGGCCGGgggtgccgccgccgcccggccctgcccgcagccccggggctctgcctgtccctctgcctgctgctgccgctgcccgcCGCCGCCTGGAGCCCGGCCCTGctgccgcccgccgcccgcag CAACTGGTGCTCCTACACGGTGACACGGACGGTGTCATGCCATGTCCAGAACGGGACCTTCCTCCAGAGGGTCTTCCAGGGCTGCCGCTGGCCCCTGGCCTGCAGCGGGGGCAG CTACCGCGCCGTGGTGCGGCCCCTCTACAGGGTGACCTACAGGACACTGACGGCGCTGGAATGGCGCTGCTGCCCCGGACACGCCGGCGCCAACTGCGAGGAAG AGGCTCACATCCCCCTCACCGGGCGGGACCCCGGGCGCCCCAGCTCCGCCCCCCGCCGgccccccctgcaccccacgGCCTTCTCAG GGTGCCTGAACTGCAGCCGTGTCGGGGAGCTGACAGCCCGGCTCGCCACCCTCGAGGCACAG GTGGCCCGGCTGGCGGTGGCCGAGCCccccatggcagcagcacccaAAGGCGGCAGCCCGGGCAGGGGGCCCGAGGccgggcagctctgggggtcccCGGCCGCCCGCGGGAGCCCCGGGGATGACG GGAGACCCGGCTGGAGGGGACCCCCCGGGCCCAAGGGCGACGCGGGAGGACGGGGACCCTCGGGAATTCCTGGACTGAAGGGTCCGGTGGGGCCACCAG gTCCCCCCGGCCCCCCAGGACCACCCGGCCGGGATGGAGCCAGGGGGCTCCCCGGAGAGAAGGGGTCCCCCGGGCCCCCTGGCCCCCCGGGCCCCCCTGCCCCTGTGGGGCCAGCGATTCCCCGACTGTCCGAGCCCA GGGACCCCGTCCTCTCCAACACCTTCACCGAAGCCACCAGGAGCATCGTGGGTCCCATGGGACCCCCCGGACCTGTGGGGCCAATGG GTCCCCCCGGCCCCCCAGGTCCCGTTGGTCCCCCCGGGCCCCCAGGAGCCGAT ggcagagcgGGAGCACCCGGAGCTGCCGGGCCCCCCGGCGAGAAGGGGGACAGG ggtccccagggccacccgGGCAGCCGCGGGCAGGACGGGGCGCAG GGCGAGCCGGGCCCCCGGGGCGAGCCGGGCGACAGGGGCACTTGG ggGGAGGGTTTGCACCAGCTCCGTGAGGCGCTGAAGATTTTAGCGGAGAGGGTTTTAATCTTGGAAACAATGATTGGGCTCTACG agccagagcccGGCTCGGGCAGCGGTGCCCCCGGCACGGCGACCCCCGCGGTGCCCCGTGGCAAGCGTGGCAGCGGCCACCCCCCCTACCGCATCGTCACCgccccccgccgcgcccccccAGAGCTGTGA